One stretch of Rhodothermales bacterium DNA includes these proteins:
- a CDS encoding YciI family protein, protein MPQYLIASYLPDDFDPSTLTEEMVETIYAVNRELIAAGARKFACGLTPASETKTLRPQPDGKITVTDGPYIETKEHIGGLLILEAAHLEEALDWARKGMVWGAVVEVREIQFHPDPNAASE, encoded by the coding sequence ATGCCTCAGTATCTGATTGCCAGTTATCTGCCCGACGATTTCGACCCGTCCACGCTCACAGAAGAGATGGTCGAAACGATCTACGCGGTGAACCGCGAACTCATCGCCGCCGGCGCCCGGAAGTTTGCCTGCGGCCTTACCCCGGCCAGCGAGACCAAGACCCTGCGGCCGCAGCCCGATGGCAAGATCACCGTCACCGACGGGCCGTACATCGAGACCAAAGAGCACATCGGCGGCCTGTTGATTCTCGAAGCCGCACATCTCGAAGAAGCGCTCGACTGGGCGCGCAAGGGGATGGTCTGGGGCGCGGTGGTCGAGGTCCGAGAGATCCAGTTCCACCCCGATCCAAACGCGGCCTCGGAGTAA
- a CDS encoding RNA polymerase sigma factor produces the protein MPEPLNKTIETLYRAESGRVLATLVRLLGDLDLAEEAMQEAFAAALEAWPRTGVPANPRPWLISTARFKAIDGLRRRARRDRTPLEMTPDTDAAFEEADPDLAASDDAIEDDRLRLIFTCCHPVLPQEAQVALTLREVCGLTTPEIARAFLVAPATLAQRIVRAKAVIREKRIPYQVPAPQDVPERLASVLQVVYLIFNEGYSADATRAELSREAIRLGRLVIDLLPLQAIDEPEATGLLGLMLLQESRRAARAAPDGSLILLEAQDRSMWDRALIAEGIALTRQALGSGRFGAYTLQAAIAAVHAESASTAETDWREITRLYDRLLEMHPSPVVELNRAVALAECEGPEAGLAEIDALLARGLLTAYPLAHAARADLLRRLGLSAEAKASYESALALTQQEPERHFLAERIRQLA, from the coding sequence GTGCCCGAACCCCTCAACAAAACCATTGAAACGCTGTACCGCGCGGAGTCGGGCCGGGTGCTGGCGACGCTGGTGCGCCTCCTCGGAGACCTGGATCTGGCGGAAGAGGCGATGCAAGAAGCCTTCGCGGCGGCGCTCGAGGCGTGGCCGCGGACGGGGGTGCCCGCCAACCCGCGGCCCTGGCTGATCTCGACGGCGCGCTTCAAGGCCATCGACGGCCTCCGCCGGCGCGCGCGGCGCGACCGGACACCGTTGGAGATGACTCCCGACACGGACGCGGCGTTCGAGGAGGCCGATCCGGATCTTGCTGCGAGCGATGACGCGATCGAAGACGATCGGCTCCGGCTCATCTTCACCTGCTGCCACCCCGTCCTGCCGCAGGAAGCCCAGGTGGCGCTCACCCTGCGCGAAGTCTGCGGCCTGACGACACCCGAGATCGCCCGGGCCTTTCTGGTCGCGCCGGCGACGCTGGCCCAGCGCATCGTGCGCGCCAAGGCGGTCATCCGGGAAAAACGGATCCCCTACCAGGTGCCGGCGCCGCAGGACGTGCCGGAGCGGCTGGCGTCCGTTCTGCAGGTCGTCTACCTGATCTTCAACGAAGGGTATTCCGCTGATGCTACGCGCGCCGAACTGAGCCGCGAAGCCATCCGCCTGGGCCGCCTCGTGATCGACCTGCTGCCGCTTCAGGCCATCGATGAACCCGAGGCGACCGGACTGCTCGGGCTGATGCTGCTGCAGGAATCCCGCCGCGCCGCCCGCGCCGCGCCCGACGGCAGCCTCATCCTGCTGGAGGCGCAGGACCGGTCGATGTGGGACCGCGCCCTCATCGCCGAAGGCATCGCGCTCACCCGGCAGGCGCTCGGATCGGGCCGGTTCGGCGCCTACACGTTGCAGGCGGCCATCGCGGCCGTGCATGCCGAAAGCGCCTCCACGGCGGAAACGGACTGGCGCGAGATCACGCGGCTGTACGACCGGCTGCTGGAGATGCACCCCTCGCCGGTAGTCGAACTGAACCGCGCGGTGGCCCTTGCGGAGTGCGAGGGACCCGAGGCCGGCCTGGCGGAGATCGATGCGCTGCTGGCGCGGGGCCTCCTGACGGCGTACCCGCTCGCCCACGCCGCCCGCGCCGACCTGCTGCGCCGGCTCGGTCTGAGCGCAGAGGCGAAAGCCTCCTACGAAAGCGCGCTGGCGCTGACCCAGCAGGAACCGGAGCGGCATTTCCTCGCCGAGCGAATCCGGCAGCTCGCGTGA
- a CDS encoding sulfatase-like hydrolase/transferase, whose translation MILLLRDDHGWEETGYNGHPVVRTPVLDAMAAEGLRFDHFYAAHPTCSPTRGSILTGRHPNRYGTFTPNYSIRPEEITLADLLGEAGYLRGHFGKWHVGPVDAASPTNPGAMGFDEWLSHDNFFELDPPLSDNGGPPRVYPGESSAVLIDRTLRFIDEAREQDRPFLAFVWFASPHEPYSGLPEDLALYDDLPARYAGRDSITLTSNETGRPVRRALGDALRERYAEITAMDRAIGRLRDYLRDQDLRDNTIVWYVGDNGTPPGESVDTPLRGAKGDVYEGGTRVPAVVEWPARIATPCATRVPAVTSDFLPTLAAIAGVSVPSGRPLDGRDLGPVLDGTLDTRPEPIFFWQYDTRQLAGRDLQPWIDPDLQRGTTPLVKLMNGIATRNFTNYRFPEITAGDRRGPRAMVDNRYKLVVRDGPDSAPVLELFDIEADPAETVDLAGREPAVAATMQAALEAWQASVLESLSGADYGMGNAGR comes from the coding sequence ATCATCCTGCTCCTCAGGGATGACCACGGCTGGGAGGAGACCGGTTACAACGGGCACCCGGTCGTCCGGACCCCGGTGCTGGACGCCATGGCCGCGGAAGGGCTCCGGTTCGACCACTTCTACGCCGCCCACCCGACCTGCTCGCCCACGCGCGGCAGCATCCTCACGGGACGGCACCCGAACCGCTACGGCACCTTCACGCCCAACTACTCGATCCGCCCCGAGGAGATCACCCTCGCCGATCTGCTGGGCGAGGCCGGCTACCTGCGTGGGCATTTCGGGAAGTGGCACGTGGGCCCCGTCGATGCGGCGTCGCCCACCAACCCGGGCGCGATGGGCTTCGACGAATGGCTCTCGCACGACAACTTCTTCGAACTCGATCCGCCGCTGTCGGACAACGGCGGCCCGCCCCGCGTCTACCCGGGCGAAAGTTCGGCGGTGCTGATCGACCGGACCCTCCGATTCATCGACGAGGCCCGGGAGCAGGACCGCCCCTTCCTGGCGTTCGTCTGGTTCGCCTCGCCGCACGAGCCCTACAGCGGGCTGCCCGAAGACCTCGCGCTGTACGACGACCTGCCGGCCCGCTATGCCGGCCGCGACTCCATCACGCTGACCTCGAACGAGACCGGCCGCCCCGTGCGCCGCGCCCTCGGCGACGCCCTCCGCGAACGCTACGCCGAAATCACCGCCATGGACCGCGCCATCGGCCGGCTACGCGACTATCTGCGCGATCAGGATCTGCGCGACAACACGATCGTGTGGTACGTCGGCGACAACGGGACGCCGCCCGGCGAGAGCGTCGATACGCCGCTGCGGGGCGCCAAGGGCGATGTCTACGAGGGCGGGACGCGGGTGCCCGCCGTCGTCGAGTGGCCGGCGCGGATCGCGACGCCGTGTGCGACACGCGTGCCGGCCGTCACCAGCGACTTCCTCCCGACGCTCGCCGCGATCGCCGGCGTGTCCGTGCCCTCCGGCCGGCCCCTGGACGGGCGCGACCTCGGCCCGGTGCTCGACGGCACGCTCGACACGCGCCCCGAGCCCATCTTTTTCTGGCAGTACGACACGCGGCAGCTCGCCGGCCGGGACCTCCAGCCCTGGATCGACCCCGACCTGCAGCGCGGCACCACGCCGCTCGTCAAGCTGATGAACGGCATCGCCACGCGCAATTTCACGAACTACCGTTTCCCCGAAATCACCGCCGGCGACCGCCGTGGCCCCCGCGCGATGGTGGACAACCGGTACAAGCTGGTCGTCCGCGACGGCCCCGATAGCGCCCCGGTGCTCGAACTGTTCGACATCGAGGCCGACCCGGCTGAAACCGTCGACCTCGCCGGCCGCGAGCCCGCCGTAGCGGCGACGATGCAGGCCGCGCTCGAGGCCTGGCAGGCGTCCGTGCTGGAGAGCCTGTCGGGGGCGGATTATGGTATGGGGAATGCAGGTCGATGA
- a CDS encoding phage tail protein produces the protein MDQNRPLDASGSSFLRPFYFEIRCEEDVMWFQEVSGIDAGSVPLDEPSSERPNFSLHNPPPLSAQPKLTLKRGILRRTKFWDWVEMMHQGNLSGAIETRTMTLSLQDEEGLPAAVWTVHQAFPVRYTAAPLANASRDEFAVESIEFVYQSIVLQTR, from the coding sequence ATGGATCAAAACCGACCCCTTGACGCTTCCGGCTCGTCTTTTTTGCGGCCGTTTTACTTTGAAATACGCTGCGAAGAAGATGTGATGTGGTTCCAGGAAGTCTCCGGTATCGATGCCGGATCGGTGCCCCTCGACGAACCGTCGTCGGAACGTCCGAATTTCTCGTTACACAACCCGCCGCCGCTCTCCGCGCAGCCAAAACTGACCTTGAAACGAGGGATTCTCCGGCGTACGAAGTTCTGGGACTGGGTCGAGATGATGCATCAGGGGAATCTGTCAGGCGCCATCGAGACCAGGACGATGACCCTCAGTCTGCAGGATGAGGAGGGATTGCCGGCGGCGGTCTGGACGGTGCATCAGGCCTTTCCGGTTCGCTACACCGCGGCACCCCTGGCAAACGCGTCACGCGACGAATTTGCGGTCGAATCCATTGAATTTGTCTATCAGTCCATCGTGCTCCAAACACGGTAG
- a CDS encoding tryptophan-rich sensory protein — protein MNGSLLVNIVLMYAILIGINIPASFFGIDFNEEEARQRLWFEPPGYVIPLAWFVLFTLLGTARYLLLKAHPGTGADWLILILAVVCASYAYYTIGLARLTGVSALWFGLIGNLVVIGLALVAAYGVGALNARAGLLILPVALWTTYATAIVLGEMRVQGLV, from the coding sequence ATGAACGGTTCGCTGCTCGTCAACATCGTTTTGATGTATGCCATTTTAATAGGCATCAATATTCCGGCTTCGTTCTTCGGCATCGATTTCAACGAAGAAGAAGCGCGCCAGCGGTTGTGGTTCGAGCCGCCCGGATATGTCATCCCGCTGGCCTGGTTCGTACTCTTTACCCTGCTCGGCACGGCGCGTTATCTGCTGCTCAAAGCGCATCCCGGCACGGGAGCGGATTGGCTGATCTTGATCCTGGCCGTGGTCTGTGCGTCGTATGCGTACTACACCATCGGACTGGCCCGGCTGACGGGTGTCTCGGCGCTCTGGTTTGGATTGATCGGCAACCTCGTCGTGATCGGGCTGGCGCTCGTGGCGGCGTACGGCGTCGGGGCGCTCAACGCGCGCGCCGGCCTGCTCATCCTGCCCGTCGCACTCTGGACGACCTACGCCACCGCCATCGTACTCGGAGAAATGCGTGTTCAAGGGCTGGTGTGA
- a CDS encoding helix-turn-helix transcriptional regulator: MHLERYIPPTAHPLHPFVQSLFFARSAHARELVLPKCNVDLLFNLGDPVRVEVVARPAAVLMWTRSLVAGLQTGALLSKPQGSIAIFGISLKAATCRAVLPLPLCEITDRVVDGALVSPDLDRVWGWLGEDLRFSRQCRLVLDWLASRLSPPAQADLVHGACRLLDAFPDGRCIDAVLQASAVSPRHLRRLFQHHVGVGPAQYLRLSRFNKALHLMNSPLSLTEIALEALYFDQAHFCRDFKETTGMSPGQYRREAGLAPGHVFYP; this comes from the coding sequence GTGCATCTCGAACGCTACATACCGCCCACTGCGCATCCGCTCCATCCGTTTGTACAATCCTTGTTCTTCGCGCGCAGCGCCCACGCCAGGGAGCTCGTCCTGCCGAAATGCAACGTGGACCTCCTTTTTAATCTGGGCGATCCCGTGCGCGTCGAGGTCGTCGCCAGGCCGGCGGCCGTTCTGATGTGGACCAGGTCTCTCGTGGCGGGTTTGCAGACAGGCGCATTGTTATCGAAACCTCAGGGATCGATCGCCATCTTCGGCATCAGTCTGAAGGCCGCCACGTGCCGGGCCGTGCTGCCGTTGCCGCTCTGCGAGATCACCGACCGCGTGGTGGACGGCGCGCTCGTCTCCCCCGATCTGGACCGTGTTTGGGGGTGGCTCGGGGAGGACCTCCGCTTCAGCCGACAGTGCCGCCTCGTGCTCGACTGGCTCGCGTCGCGTCTGTCGCCACCCGCGCAGGCCGATCTCGTCCACGGGGCGTGCCGGCTGCTCGATGCGTTTCCGGACGGGCGATGCATCGATGCGGTGTTGCAGGCGTCCGCTGTGTCGCCCCGTCATCTTCGACGCCTGTTCCAGCACCATGTGGGGGTAGGGCCGGCCCAATACCTGCGGCTGAGCCGGTTCAACAAAGCGCTTCACCTCATGAACTCCCCGCTTTCACTGACGGAAATCGCGCTCGAGGCGCTTTATTTCGATCAGGCGCACTTCTGCCGGGACTTCAAGGAGACGACCGGGATGTCGCCGGGGCAATATCGACGTGAAGCCGGCCTCGCGCCGGGTCACGTTTTTTATCCGTGA
- a CDS encoding GNAT family N-acetyltransferase yields the protein MTRPAPVNGYDVSDDKTRLDLDLIHGFLKDSYWSPGIPRAVVERAIRESLCFGVYAGADQVGFARVVTDKATFAYLADVFILEAHRGKGLSKTLMAFILSHPDLQGLRRFMLATKDAHGVYAPLGFTALGHPQTYMEILRPDVYKPR from the coding sequence ATGACCCGCCCTGCGCCTGTGAACGGCTACGACGTGTCGGACGACAAAACGCGTCTGGATCTGGACCTCATCCATGGATTCCTGAAGGACAGCTACTGGTCTCCCGGCATCCCCCGTGCGGTGGTCGAGCGCGCCATCCGGGAATCGCTGTGCTTCGGCGTCTACGCCGGCGCCGACCAGGTAGGCTTCGCCCGCGTGGTGACGGACAAGGCGACGTTCGCGTATCTCGCCGACGTCTTTATCCTCGAAGCGCACCGGGGGAAGGGGCTTTCCAAGACGCTCATGGCGTTCATCCTCTCGCACCCCGACCTTCAGGGCTTGCGTCGTTTTATGCTTGCCACGAAGGATGCGCACGGCGTGTACGCGCCGTTAGGTTTCACCGCGCTCGGCCATCCGCAGACCTACATGGAAATCCTGCGTCCGGATGTGTATAAACCGCGTTGA
- a CDS encoding VOC family protein, with protein sequence MARVTGIGGVFIKSNNDSAALAAWYQKHLGMPVESWGGAVLRWPDDTAEDKGLTVWTVAKKESKWFSPSESAFMINYRVDDLDALIAQLRADGVDVVGGPESHENGKFAWIMDPDGNKVELWEPMLWDEKNKDA encoded by the coding sequence ATGGCACGAGTAACCGGAATCGGCGGCGTCTTTATCAAGAGCAACAACGACAGCGCGGCGCTCGCCGCGTGGTATCAGAAACACCTGGGCATGCCGGTCGAGAGCTGGGGCGGGGCGGTGCTCCGCTGGCCGGACGACACCGCCGAGGACAAGGGGCTCACGGTGTGGACCGTCGCTAAAAAAGAGAGCAAGTGGTTCAGCCCCAGCGAATCCGCATTCATGATCAACTATCGGGTGGACGATCTCGATGCGCTCATCGCGCAGCTCCGCGCCGACGGCGTCGATGTCGTAGGCGGCCCTGAATCCCACGAAAACGGGAAGTTCGCCTGGATCATGGACCCCGATGGCAACAAAGTGGAGCTGTGGGAGCCGATGCTCTGGGATGAAAAGAACAAGGACGCATGA
- a CDS encoding endo-1,4-beta-xylanase encodes MKRLQVAPILLAALLVGSFMVPAMGQAPTSLKEAYAGAFRMGSSVNGAIVAGADSLARDIVLREFNTITSENVLKAGPINPQPGVYRFEPADAFVAFGEKHGLFIVGHTLVWHNQTPDWFFQDERGEPNTPEAQIERMRHHIETVAGRYAGRIDAWDVVNEVIDDDGSYRPTSWVNGIGNGDDLVKLAFRFASIYAPETELYYNDFNAWIPAKRDGIVRLVRMLQAEGIRIDGVGMQGHWGLNYPEINLVEAAIDSFAALGVKVMITELDVDVLPLTREGQIIGNAMSHPQFQREEFEKYLDPYPDGLPEAVQQTLTARYAELFRLFYQKRDKIDRVTFWGVHDGMSWKNGYPIPRRTNYPLLYDRNRQAKPARDAVARVPLDEAR; translated from the coding sequence ATGAAAAGGCTACAAGTGGCTCCGATCCTTTTAGCCGCGCTCCTCGTGGGGAGCTTCATGGTCCCGGCCATGGGGCAGGCCCCAACTTCCCTGAAAGAAGCCTACGCCGGCGCCTTCCGGATGGGCAGCTCGGTGAATGGCGCCATCGTCGCCGGCGCCGATAGCCTGGCGCGAGACATCGTGCTGCGGGAGTTTAATACGATCACCTCCGAAAATGTGCTGAAGGCCGGGCCGATCAACCCGCAACCGGGCGTGTACCGCTTCGAGCCGGCGGATGCGTTTGTGGCCTTCGGGGAAAAACATGGCTTGTTTATCGTCGGGCATACGCTGGTCTGGCATAATCAAACGCCGGACTGGTTCTTCCAGGATGAACGCGGCGAACCGAACACGCCCGAGGCGCAGATCGAACGCATGCGCCACCACATCGAAACCGTGGCCGGCCGATATGCCGGGCGTATCGACGCCTGGGACGTGGTCAATGAAGTCATCGATGACGACGGGTCCTACCGCCCCACGAGCTGGGTAAACGGCATCGGAAACGGCGACGATCTGGTGAAGCTGGCCTTCCGCTTCGCCAGCATCTACGCGCCGGAGACCGAGCTTTACTACAACGATTTTAACGCCTGGATACCCGCAAAAAGAGACGGCATCGTGCGACTGGTCCGTATGCTGCAGGCCGAGGGGATTCGGATCGACGGCGTGGGCATGCAGGGACACTGGGGACTCAATTATCCCGAAATCAACCTTGTTGAGGCCGCCATCGATTCCTTCGCGGCCTTGGGGGTGAAGGTGATGATCACGGAGTTGGACGTGGATGTGCTGCCGCTCACCCGGGAGGGCCAGATCATTGGCAATGCGATGAGTCACCCGCAGTTTCAGCGCGAGGAATTCGAGAAGTACCTCGATCCGTACCCCGATGGCCTCCCTGAAGCGGTGCAACAGACGCTGACGGCGCGGTACGCGGAGTTGTTCAGGCTTTTTTACCAGAAGCGCGACAAGATCGACCGGGTGACGTTCTGGGGCGTGCACGACGGCATGTCCTGGAAAAACGGCTACCCGATTCCGCGCCGCACCAATTACCCGCTGCTGTACGATCGAAACCGACAGGCCAAGCCGGCCCGAGACGCCGTGGCGCGTGTCCCGCTGGATGAGGCCCGGTAA
- a CDS encoding SET domain-containing protein, with product MPRQAGGRTGQRTQNGKDFTVGLAFVIHVSRSRFHRSKYHPRLRGLRRGAYCPGTAVWRFTPGFDLEVEPEAIDARLNNYVLCCDEARFLNHASEPNLVQDLTEGGHGVDRAARDIAVGEELTVDDGTFETTWSRNP from the coding sequence ATACCTCGACAAGCTGGTGGACGAACTGGCCAAAGGACGCAAAATGGAAAAGATTTTACGGTCGGCCTAGCGTTCGTTATCCATGTTTCTCGTTCGCGTTTCCATAGGTCCAAGTACCATCCACGGCTTCGGGGTCTTCGCCGCGGAGCCTATTGCCCGGGTACGGCCGTCTGGCGATTCACCCCGGGCTTCGACCTGGAGGTAGAACCGGAGGCCATCGACGCGCGCCTGAACAACTACGTCCTTTGCTGCGACGAGGCGAGGTTTCTCAATCACGCGTCGGAGCCGAATCTGGTGCAGGACCTCACGGAGGGTGGGCACGGCGTGGATCGCGCGGCGCGCGACATAGCCGTGGGAGAGGAATTGACGGTGGACGACGGGACGTTCGAAACCACGTGGAGCCGTAACCCGTGA
- a CDS encoding DUF2200 domain-containing protein, with the protein MNPTAHHDERIARMTFASVYPHYVVKVEKKGRTVDELHQVITWLTGFSVDDLQRLIQHGATFEQFFAEATLNPNASLITGSICGYRVEEITTPLTQQVRYLDKLVDELAKGRKMEKILRSA; encoded by the coding sequence ATGAACCCCACCGCACATCACGACGAGCGTATCGCCAGGATGACCTTCGCATCGGTGTATCCACACTACGTTGTAAAGGTCGAGAAAAAGGGGCGGACCGTGGATGAACTTCACCAGGTCATCACATGGCTGACTGGATTCTCGGTGGATGACCTGCAGCGCCTGATTCAACATGGCGCGACCTTCGAGCAGTTCTTCGCTGAAGCCACGCTCAACCCGAATGCGAGCCTGATCACCGGGTCCATCTGTGGCTATCGCGTTGAAGAGATAACCACCCCGTTGACCCAACAGGTTAGATACCTCGACAAGCTGGTGGACGAACTGGCCAAAGGACGCAAAATGGAAAAGATTTTACGGTCGGCCTAG
- a CDS encoding class I SAM-dependent methyltransferase has translation MNSEPNDFRREMGTATEDDSNGYEAVAAIYIAGRGIRPRAGDSIGAAVVKAWADAFPPGATVLDLGSGPGEPSTRILQEAGLTTYAVDASPTMVAAFRERFPGVPIERSTVEASEFFNRTFSGVLAWGLMFLLEPAAQALVIKKVARVLEPQGRFLFTAPRQSVHWLDAMTGLRSQSLGEHTYERLLRDAGLKWVADALDEGENHYYFVEKV, from the coding sequence ATGAATTCGGAACCGAATGATTTTCGACGTGAAATGGGTACAGCAACCGAAGACGACTCCAACGGCTATGAGGCGGTCGCGGCCATCTACATTGCCGGACGAGGTATCCGTCCACGCGCTGGCGACTCTATCGGTGCCGCGGTCGTGAAGGCCTGGGCAGACGCATTTCCGCCTGGCGCGACGGTGCTCGACCTTGGCTCGGGCCCCGGTGAGCCGAGCACGCGGATCCTTCAGGAGGCCGGCCTCACGACGTACGCCGTCGACGCGTCACCAACCATGGTTGCCGCGTTCCGCGAGCGGTTTCCAGGTGTGCCGATCGAGCGAAGTACCGTCGAGGCCTCGGAGTTCTTCAACCGGACTTTTAGCGGCGTTCTTGCCTGGGGTCTGATGTTCTTACTTGAGCCGGCAGCGCAAGCGCTTGTCATCAAAAAGGTGGCGCGCGTGCTCGAGCCACAGGGGCGCTTTCTCTTCACCGCCCCCCGGCAGTCTGTGCATTGGTTGGATGCCATGACCGGGCTCCGGTCTCAATCCCTCGGCGAGCATACGTATGAGCGATTGCTGCGCGATGCGGGCCTGAAGTGGGTCGCCGACGCCCTGGACGAGGGCGAGAACCATTATTACTTTGTCGAGAAAGTGTAG
- the merB gene encoding organomercurial lyase: protein MWCIPVTKSGGAIVRGARWAWLVWRGGDVDIETRIGGIDEMVRVRIRDGAVMDKDFVVHFPIPMHKAWDNVVYTCSVMLLFQNTAQVVEWCAERGVPVGDVRPIEQIWSFASEWYSRHADPNWVKWTVAEAAEMFNRHGLTGPIWALPEQTGRF from the coding sequence GGTGGGGCAATTGTGCGTGGTGCTCGTTGGGCGTGGCTCGTCTGGCGGGGGGGCGATGTGGATATCGAGACCCGGATCGGTGGAATCGACGAGATGGTCCGCGTTCGGATTCGGGATGGCGCTGTGATGGACAAAGACTTTGTCGTGCACTTCCCGATTCCGATGCATAAGGCGTGGGACAATGTGGTCTATACCTGCTCCGTGATGCTTCTTTTTCAAAACACAGCACAGGTTGTGGAGTGGTGCGCGGAGCGAGGTGTTCCCGTCGGCGATGTCCGGCCCATCGAGCAGATATGGTCGTTTGCATCCGAGTGGTACTCGCGCCATGCGGATCCAAATTGGGTCAAGTGGACGGTCGCCGAGGCAGCTGAGATGTTCAACCGACATGGATTGACAGGGCCCATCTGGGCGCTGCCAGAGCAGACGGGCCGCTTCTAA